The following proteins come from a genomic window of Trinickia caryophylli:
- the aroE gene encoding shikimate dehydrogenase, whose product MTDQYAVIGNPIGHTKSPLIHGLFAEATQQAMSYVAIEGPLDPDDGFASVVRQFAAEGGKGVNVTAPFKLKAFALADERSERAALAGAANALKFENGRIIAENFDGIGLLRDIEVNLGVPLAGKRVLMLGAGGGARGALLPFLDTGPAEMVVANRDIGKAEALVAQVGSRGAPLRARGYGDLPGMGRFDLVVNATSASLTGELPPVPPSVFRPDGTAYELAYGKRLTPFMRLARNAGVHGVADGVGMLVEQAAEAFAWWRGVRPQTAAVIDRLAVPFD is encoded by the coding sequence ATGACTGACCAGTACGCAGTGATCGGCAACCCGATCGGACATACGAAGTCTCCATTGATTCATGGCCTCTTTGCCGAAGCGACGCAACAGGCGATGTCTTACGTCGCGATCGAAGGTCCGCTGGACCCCGACGATGGCTTCGCGAGCGTCGTACGGCAGTTCGCAGCCGAAGGCGGCAAGGGCGTGAACGTCACCGCACCCTTCAAGTTGAAGGCCTTCGCACTCGCCGACGAGCGCAGCGAACGCGCAGCGTTGGCGGGTGCCGCCAATGCACTCAAGTTCGAGAACGGCCGGATCATTGCCGAGAATTTCGACGGCATTGGCTTGTTGCGCGATATCGAGGTCAATCTCGGCGTTCCGCTCGCCGGCAAACGCGTGTTGATGCTCGGCGCTGGCGGCGGGGCGCGCGGCGCGCTACTGCCGTTTCTCGACACGGGTCCCGCCGAAATGGTCGTCGCCAACCGCGATATCGGCAAAGCTGAGGCATTGGTGGCCCAGGTCGGTTCGCGCGGCGCGCCGCTGCGTGCTCGCGGCTACGGCGATCTGCCCGGGATGGGCCGATTCGATCTCGTGGTCAATGCGACTTCCGCGAGCCTGACGGGCGAGCTGCCCCCCGTCCCGCCGAGCGTATTCAGGCCCGACGGCACCGCATATGAACTGGCGTACGGCAAGCGGCTCACGCCCTTCATGCGGCTCGCGCGCAACGCGGGCGTACATGGCGTCGCGGACGGCGTCGGCATGCTGGTCGAGCAGGCCGCCGAAGCGTTTGCATGGTGGCGCGGCGTGCGTCCACAGACGGCGGCGGTCATCGACCGTCTCGCTGTGCCGTTCGACTGA
- the aroQ gene encoding type II 3-dehydroquinate dehydratase, giving the protein MKNVLMLHGINHNMFGKRDPAQYGTVTLAEIDARLHSLGEELGVRIESFQTNSEAAMCERIHRAFEEGKDAVLLNAGAWTHYSYGIRDALAILTCPVVELHMSNIHAREPFRHHSVFADIVKGQICGFGIESYLLALRAVHAEIRA; this is encoded by the coding sequence ATGAAGAACGTCCTGATGCTTCATGGCATCAATCACAACATGTTCGGCAAGCGCGACCCGGCGCAATACGGCACGGTCACGCTTGCCGAGATCGATGCCAGGCTGCATTCGCTGGGCGAGGAACTCGGCGTGCGGATCGAATCATTCCAGACGAACAGCGAAGCGGCAATGTGCGAACGCATCCACCGGGCCTTCGAAGAGGGTAAGGACGCCGTGCTGCTCAACGCCGGCGCGTGGACGCACTACAGCTATGGCATCCGCGATGCGCTTGCGATTCTGACCTGTCCGGTCGTCGAACTGCATATGTCGAACATTCATGCGAGGGAGCCATTCCGGCACCATTCGGTGTTCGCCGATATCGTCAAAGGGCAGATCTGCGGTTTCGGGATCGAGAGCTATCTCCTCGCACTGCGGGCCGTCCATGCGGAGATCCGTGCCTGA
- the xopAA gene encoding type III secretion system effector XopAA, with the protein MKIETANLRPYAHPHDPEAGPDSGTLSPTGATQALARPRPPSNVAAGLADLRSISAQRPSRPEDMPAHAQVGDDEGVRDLPPQLARPRAQPPRLPHPDNARDVESGLPMRDCSARVAAFLRNLSVVQELQQFDDVEFVGKLRNELVTEPGCPEPKTLLAAMSEKVDELRSHLDKQAATPEEAAFLAEARRYLAPVMASFETDIDTLRHDASAAKRMFQGALTLLLYPLPLATLFTQKTGTYAAFNIASYTYTAIQLVSLMRRPTTDAKLFRKHAINRHSLVFFISLAYAVPTFYAKARPLQHNAGFVAGAAVAQGAMMFGLRLGQDLMDSMQLRFNSAFNRRHDLPGGFKEAIEGILGDLREGLGKIDGFVGEFQQDRRITPHMDRQLTFFKQDLSRIVTGLERLVATGTEQESPVAASHDPGPLDAVRRTLNASFANNPALKGKLALATVAFAVLGSNIALMRKDGLALPDFIADAVVSSTFLLCEALSPHVSLTGMNDSVSDTVGGMTIGLPFSVAALMNGYMDDPRGNPSGFIAGTVGYTAAYMLFGRVAGDVLSKGLMATGGALSWSQRHAIRLGRSAMALGFDLIAGRRSPAAEDVHAEAEVEMAGVAREPLFFSPSQRASAERTLVDTFEQIGTEWHDARDEWEGGSDGMAGGDDPWFDAPTELPVQPVSTHPSGSPMLRQ; encoded by the coding sequence GTGAAAATCGAAACCGCAAACCTTCGCCCTTACGCGCATCCGCACGATCCGGAAGCGGGACCAGACAGCGGCACCCTGTCGCCCACGGGCGCCACGCAAGCGCTCGCGCGCCCGAGACCGCCTTCGAACGTCGCGGCCGGCCTCGCGGACCTGCGGTCGATCTCCGCCCAGCGGCCATCGCGGCCCGAAGACATGCCGGCCCACGCGCAAGTCGGCGACGACGAAGGCGTCCGGGACTTGCCCCCGCAACTGGCGCGTCCCAGGGCGCAGCCGCCGCGCCTGCCCCATCCCGACAATGCGAGGGACGTCGAGAGCGGGTTGCCGATGCGCGATTGCTCGGCGCGGGTCGCCGCCTTCCTGCGGAACCTGTCGGTCGTCCAGGAACTCCAGCAGTTCGATGACGTCGAGTTCGTGGGCAAGCTGCGCAACGAGCTGGTCACCGAGCCCGGATGCCCCGAGCCGAAGACGCTGCTGGCCGCCATGAGCGAGAAGGTCGATGAACTGCGGTCGCACTTGGACAAGCAAGCGGCGACGCCGGAGGAGGCCGCGTTCCTGGCCGAGGCCCGGCGCTATCTTGCGCCGGTCATGGCCAGCTTCGAGACCGACATCGACACCTTGCGGCACGACGCGAGCGCCGCCAAGCGGATGTTCCAGGGCGCGCTGACGCTGCTTCTCTACCCCTTGCCGCTGGCCACGCTGTTCACGCAGAAGACGGGCACCTACGCCGCATTCAACATCGCCTCCTACACCTACACGGCGATACAGCTGGTCTCGCTCATGCGACGCCCGACGACGGACGCGAAGCTGTTCAGGAAGCACGCCATCAACCGGCACAGCCTGGTCTTCTTCATCTCTCTCGCCTATGCCGTGCCGACCTTCTATGCCAAGGCCAGACCGCTGCAGCACAACGCCGGATTCGTCGCCGGCGCGGCGGTGGCGCAAGGGGCGATGATGTTCGGCCTACGGCTGGGGCAGGACCTGATGGACTCGATGCAGCTGCGCTTCAACAGCGCCTTCAACCGCAGGCACGATCTTCCGGGCGGCTTCAAGGAAGCCATCGAGGGGATCCTGGGCGACCTGCGCGAGGGCCTGGGCAAGATCGACGGCTTCGTCGGCGAATTCCAGCAGGACCGGCGGATCACCCCCCACATGGACCGGCAGCTCACCTTCTTCAAACAAGACCTGTCCAGAATCGTGACGGGCCTTGAGCGGCTCGTGGCGACCGGGACGGAGCAGGAGAGCCCGGTCGCTGCCAGCCATGACCCGGGTCCCCTGGATGCGGTGCGCCGGACGCTGAACGCTTCGTTCGCGAACAATCCCGCCTTGAAGGGAAAGCTGGCACTGGCGACCGTCGCCTTCGCCGTCCTCGGGTCGAACATCGCCCTGATGCGCAAGGACGGGCTGGCTCTGCCCGACTTCATCGCCGATGCGGTCGTCTCGTCGACGTTCCTGCTCTGTGAAGCGCTGAGCCCGCACGTCTCGCTCACTGGGATGAACGACAGCGTGAGCGACACGGTCGGCGGCATGACGATCGGCCTGCCCTTCTCCGTAGCCGCGCTGATGAACGGCTACATGGACGACCCCAGGGGCAACCCCTCGGGCTTCATCGCCGGGACTGTCGGCTACACGGCGGCCTACATGCTCTTCGGCCGGGTAGCCGGCGACGTCCTGTCCAAGGGCCTCATGGCCACGGGCGGAGCACTCAGTTGGAGCCAACGGCACGCGATCCGCCTCGGCCGGAGCGCGATGGCCCTGGGCTTCGATCTGATCGCCGGCCGCCGCTCGCCGGCTGCCGAGGATGTGCACGCCGAAGCCGAGGTCGAGATGGCGGGCGTGGCGCGCGAGCCGCTATTCTTCAGCCCCTCGCAGCGGGCATCCGCCGAACGCACCCTGGTCGATACGTTCGAGCAGATCGGCACCGAGTGGCACGACGCGCGCGACGAATGGGAAGGCGGATCCGACGGGATGGCGGGTGGGGACGACCCCTGGTTCGACGCACCGACGGAGCTGCCCGTGCAGCCGGTGTCGACGCATCCGTCTGGGAGCCCCATGTTGAGACAGTAG
- a CDS encoding glutathione S-transferase, producing the protein MTIYDFPTGPYPTRVRIALAEKGLQSHVRFVMVDLYKGEHKRPRFMAEKNYSGTLPVLELNDGTCIAECTAITEYLDALDGVPTLTGSTPLEKGVVHMMSKRAELELLDAISVYFHHATPGLGPNVELYQNAEWGFRQRDKAVRGMHYFNDVLKKQSFVAGDAFSMADITVIGGLVFASIVKLPVPPECEALLAWYTRMLERPSVKSQPALA; encoded by the coding sequence ATGACGATTTACGATTTCCCCACGGGACCGTATCCCACACGCGTTCGGATCGCGTTGGCGGAGAAAGGTCTGCAATCGCACGTCCGGTTCGTGATGGTCGACCTTTACAAAGGGGAGCACAAAAGGCCCCGGTTCATGGCCGAAAAAAACTACTCGGGGACGCTGCCGGTGCTCGAACTCAACGACGGAACCTGCATCGCGGAATGCACCGCCATTACCGAATACCTCGATGCGCTCGACGGCGTACCGACACTGACCGGCAGCACGCCGCTCGAAAAGGGCGTGGTTCACATGATGAGCAAGCGCGCCGAACTGGAATTGCTCGACGCCATCAGCGTCTATTTCCACCATGCCACGCCGGGGCTCGGGCCGAACGTCGAGCTTTATCAGAACGCCGAATGGGGTTTTCGTCAGCGAGACAAGGCCGTGCGAGGCATGCACTACTTCAATGACGTGCTGAAAAAACAATCGTTTGTCGCCGGAGACGCTTTCTCCATGGCCGACATTACGGTCATCGGCGGGCTGGTGTTTGCGTCGATCGTGAAACTGCCGGTGCCTCCAGAGTGCGAAGCGCTTCTAGCCTGGTACACGAGGATGCTGGAACGCCCGAGCGTAAAGAGCCAGCCGGCACTCGCCTGA
- a CDS encoding TetR/AcrR family transcriptional regulator, which translates to MKNGPGLNSRERILAAATTIAQAHGYSGLNFRDLADAVGIKAASIYHHFASKADLAAAVARRYWENTSASLETLLTESADPIDCLRRYPATFRKALENGNRICLCSFMAAESDDLPEIVTKEVQTFADVNVAWLSKVLSLAAAVGPEDSEQRARAIFAAVAGAQLIARSRADVSVFDELIESYRAAGLLPA; encoded by the coding sequence GTGAAGAATGGTCCAGGCCTGAACTCCCGGGAGCGAATCCTGGCGGCTGCCACAACCATTGCGCAGGCGCACGGCTACAGCGGCCTGAACTTTCGCGATCTCGCGGACGCGGTCGGCATCAAGGCTGCGAGCATCTATCACCACTTCGCAAGCAAGGCCGATCTCGCTGCAGCGGTGGCAAGGCGCTATTGGGAGAACACGTCGGCCTCGCTGGAGACGCTCCTGACCGAATCGGCGGACCCGATCGACTGCCTGCGCCGTTATCCCGCCACGTTTCGCAAGGCGCTCGAGAATGGTAATCGGATATGCCTCTGTAGCTTCATGGCCGCCGAATCGGATGATCTGCCGGAAATAGTGACCAAAGAGGTCCAGACTTTTGCTGATGTGAATGTCGCATGGCTCAGCAAGGTACTATCCTTGGCGGCCGCGGTCGGCCCCGAGGATAGTGAACAGCGCGCCCGTGCGATCTTCGCCGCCGTTGCTGGCGCCCAGCTCATTGCCAGGAGTCGCGCGGATGTCTCCGTCTTCGACGAATTGATCGAAAGTTATCGGGCCGCCGGTCTTCTGCCGGCGTAG
- a CDS encoding pectate lyase family protein, whose protein sequence is MKQIGNCGSKHLMAMLLVTILAGCGGDNADYATTSAGTAAALSVDPPAESASVDTKAAQPVSISTSAADAEPASEDAATARVSAVATTNTLRGLGGGVTGGGSGKVQHVTTPAGLRQALCSNIVGGICEDDTPRVISVDAMIDFAGTERTGQVSGCYYSMLPGCVARDELALFNPADTHCNGVPKFTLSYDKAGRDNLLVGSNKTLVGKAGGKAGIRGAGLAMLGGVHNIIIRNLTIGYVNDGIIFAGDAVILGNTKDVWLDHNRFSHIGRQMIVSGWEANSAARNVTVSWNDFDGRTNYSPRCDGSHYWNFLLTGQSETFVFAYNWIHQFSGRAPAVHGKNQFVHLMSNYFQDGTYHALEAFATNAVLVEGNYFSNVKIPILQNTGNRGAVYAPLQPLTSQAKADCISALGRSCSRNVVASSGTNDFTADAYVLRRASTLQPSLPSPSAGAASLPGLLPGNVGPK, encoded by the coding sequence ATGAAGCAGATTGGCAATTGTGGCTCCAAACACCTGATGGCGATGCTGCTCGTCACCATCCTGGCGGGTTGTGGTGGTGACAATGCGGATTACGCCACAACATCGGCAGGCACCGCGGCCGCCTTGTCCGTTGATCCGCCGGCTGAAAGTGCCTCCGTAGACACGAAAGCCGCCCAGCCCGTTTCCATTTCGACGTCGGCAGCGGACGCCGAACCCGCCTCCGAAGATGCCGCCACGGCGCGCGTCAGCGCGGTGGCCACCACGAACACTTTGCGGGGGCTGGGGGGAGGCGTTACCGGCGGTGGCAGTGGGAAAGTCCAGCACGTGACGACGCCGGCAGGATTGCGCCAGGCGCTTTGCAGCAATATCGTCGGCGGTATCTGCGAGGACGACACGCCACGCGTGATTTCGGTCGACGCGATGATCGACTTTGCCGGGACAGAAAGGACTGGCCAGGTGAGCGGTTGCTACTACAGCATGCTTCCTGGTTGTGTCGCCCGCGATGAGCTTGCGCTCTTCAATCCTGCTGATACGCACTGTAATGGTGTGCCGAAATTCACGCTGTCGTATGACAAAGCTGGCCGCGACAATTTGCTCGTTGGCTCGAATAAGACGCTCGTCGGCAAGGCCGGCGGCAAGGCCGGAATCAGGGGCGCCGGCCTCGCGATGCTCGGTGGTGTACACAACATCATCATCCGCAACCTGACGATCGGCTACGTCAATGACGGCATCATCTTTGCGGGAGACGCCGTCATCCTGGGCAATACCAAAGACGTCTGGCTGGACCACAACCGCTTCAGCCATATCGGGCGGCAGATGATCGTCTCTGGTTGGGAGGCCAATAGCGCAGCGCGGAACGTCACCGTCTCATGGAATGACTTCGATGGCCGAACCAACTATTCCCCCCGTTGTGACGGCAGCCACTACTGGAATTTCCTGCTCACGGGGCAGTCCGAGACGTTCGTCTTCGCTTACAACTGGATCCACCAGTTCTCCGGCCGCGCACCTGCGGTGCATGGCAAGAACCAGTTCGTGCATCTCATGAGCAACTACTTCCAGGATGGCACCTACCACGCCCTTGAAGCATTCGCCACGAATGCGGTCTTGGTGGAGGGTAATTACTTCAGCAATGTGAAGATCCCCATCCTGCAAAACACCGGCAATCGCGGCGCTGTGTATGCTCCCTTGCAACCGCTGACAAGCCAGGCGAAGGCTGACTGCATTTCGGCGCTGGGCCGCAGTTGCAGCCGAAACGTGGTGGCCAGCTCGGGCACCAACGACTTCACCGCCGATGCCTATGTCCTCCGCCGTGCGAGTACGCTGCAACCGAGCCTGCCATCGCCGTCGGCTGGCGCCGCATCCTTGCCGGGCCTGCTGCCGGGCAACGTGGGGCCGAAGTAA